A segment of the Bacteriovorax sp. BAL6_X genome:
TAATAAGATGTGTTTCATCTAAGATTGACTCTAACTTACCAATAATCACATCACTTCGGTCACTACTTGATGAGCCAACCAGTTGAGTAATGTCTCCAATTCTCTCTTCTACACTCGAGATCTTTTGACTAAACTCTTCTCGAAGTTGATCTCCGATTGTAGATATTTCATCTTTAACAATTTTAGAAATTGCGTTTAGTAATTCATTATTATGAGTACTCTTCCCCACTAACTCTTCTTTTTTAATACTGTATCCGTCTGGCGCAGAGACTGGCCTTTCAAATACTTCGGGGCTTGGCCTTAAAGCATCAATCACAACTCGAGGAAAACTCATCTTAGATAACTCAAGCCACTGTGACTTCTTAACATCAAAACCAAATTGATTAGAGAAAACGACACCAGAGAGCGCTTCAACGTAGAGATCATTAATATCGATCTCTCTAAAAGTTGTGAATGTATCTGCTATAAAGATTTTCTTCAATATATCCTCAGCTGTTCTAACTAGTATATCGGTAAGATTTAAACTAAAATTTAATAATATTAGTAGTTTACTCTGTTTTTGTTTACAAACTTCTATTTGAGAGATGATAAGGTATTGAATTGTGGAAACTTCCAATAAAAATCACTTAGTAAGAAGAGAAGAAGAATTGGCCAAATTAATTGGCTTTCAGGTGCAAGTTGTTGAAAAAATCGAAGCAAGATTAAACAAGAGAGAACGAACTTCACCAGGAGAATTCTATCTTTGTGGCCTACAAGAAGAGGCCATTAATACTTCCCTCTCAGACTTCTATGAAATTCTACTAAGAATCAATGAATTGAATCATGCTAAGGAGATCGCCATCTGTGATATCGGAGCCTCTTACGCAAAGATGGCCTTTGTAGCCAATCACTTTTTTCCAAATATTAGAGTGATAAGCATCGAGCCAGTCAAAGAGAGAATTGATTATGCGGCAGCTAAGCTATCAGATTCAAAACACATCTTTATCAATGATATCTTTCATAAAGACTTAATCAAAGACTATAAAATTGATTACTTCTTTCTCTATTTCCCTGTTGGAAAGGTTCTAAATGAAATCATAACAGAAGTAGATGCTCCTATTATCGCCATCGAGTCCCATGGTGAACTTTTAAACCGCCTTGGACATAGCTTCTCTCACAAAAAGAAACTAACTAAACTCACCTTTCCACGCCATAACCCTTATAGCTTTATTTTTTCTCATAAAGAAGAAACGAGATTGTTTAAGGCATTTGAGGAGCTTCAAGAAAAAGATGATGATCTAATGATCATCGATGATCAAAACCCTTGGTTAGCAGATTCAGAAGGCCTAAAGCACTACTTTGACGACGAAGAAAAGATTACTCTTGAGCTCAAGTGTCCTCCTCGAACAATTTACTTCACTGATGGAATAGAAACAGTAAACTCTTGTAACTTATCTCAAGAAATACAGCAGCTCATTCAAAAGCGTCGTGCTAATGAGAAAGTCGATGGATACCTAATTCGAAAGATATTTTTGGATGGGAGTTTTGAATTGTCGAGTGGGGAGATAAGAAAGAGAGACTTTCCCATAGCTCCAGAGGCAACAAAGCCGACATAAACGTCGGCTTGTTGAATATATTTTTTTAGCTAAAGTTCTGGGGAGCCTATAGTGCGTCAAATCTTAGCGTCGCTAAGATGCCGCACTAGATGTTCAACGGTTTTTTATCAAAAGCATCAAGAGCAGCTTCTTTGAATGCTTCAGAGTAAGTTGGGTGCGCATGACAAATGCGTCCAATATCTTCAGCAGCAGCTCTAAACTCCATTGCAGTCACAGCTTCAGCAATTAAGTCTGCAGCACGTGGGCCAACAATGTGAACCCCTAGAATCTCATCAGTTTCTTTACAAGCTAATACTTTTACGAAACCAGCTGATTCATTTGAAGCACGGGCACGACCACTTGCTTTAAATGGAAACTTACCTGCTTTATAAGGAGTTTTATTTGCTTTTAATTCTTGCTCAGTGACACCAACAGAAGCAACTTCCGGCCAAGTATAAACAACACCTGGAATAAGGTTGTAGTTAATATGTGGCTTTTGACCAGCGATGATCTCAGCAGCAACAACACCTTCCTCTTCCGCTTTGTGAGCAAGCATTGCACCAGTTGTAACATCACCGATTGCATATATATGTGGAACGTTAGTTCTTAAGTGATCGTCAGTGATTACACGTCCACGCTCATCAAGATTTACACCAGCATTCTCAAGACCAAGATTATCAGTATATGGACGACGCCCAACGGCCATTAGGCAGTAGTCACCTTCAAGTTTAATCTCTTCTTCATTCGACTTGGACTCCCCTTTCTTCTTGGCCTTAACAACAACTTTTGCGCCTTTTCTTACGACTTCAGTTACACCATGACCAGTATAGAATTCCATACCTTGTTTCTTAAGAACTTTAGTCATCTCTTTTGCACAATCTTTATCCATCGTTGCAAGGATTGAGTCTGCATATTCAACGACAGAAACTTTTGAACCAAGTCTTAAAAAGACAGAACCAAGCTCTAGGCCAATAACACCACCACCAATAACGATAAAATGCTTTGGAAGAGTTTCAAGTTTGAGAGCTTCAGTACTCGTTATGATTCTTTCTTTATCAATTTCAATTCCAGGAATTGTCGCAGGCTTTGAACCTGTAGCAATAATGAAATGCTTTGCTTTAAGAATTTCTTCTTTTTCACCTTCAACTTTTAAAGTGTGTGCATCAACAAATGATCCAAAACCATGGAAAGTTTCAACTTTGTTTTTTCCCATCAGGTAAGTAAT
Coding sequences within it:
- the lpdA gene encoding dihydrolipoyl dehydrogenase — protein: MSKEFDVVVIGSGPGGYISAVRCSQLGMKVAIVEKYNTLGGTCLNVGCIPSKAWLDSSEKFHEATHEFEAHGITTGKVKADIKKMAERVAGVVADTSGGITYLMGKNKVETFHGFGSFVDAHTLKVEGEKEEILKAKHFIIATGSKPATIPGIEIDKERIITSTEALKLETLPKHFIVIGGGVIGLELGSVFLRLGSKVSVVEYADSILATMDKDCAKEMTKVLKKQGMEFYTGHGVTEVVRKGAKVVVKAKKKGESKSNEEEIKLEGDYCLMAVGRRPYTDNLGLENAGVNLDERGRVITDDHLRTNVPHIYAIGDVTTGAMLAHKAEEEGVVAAEIIAGQKPHINYNLIPGVVYTWPEVASVGVTEQELKANKTPYKAGKFPFKASGRARASNESAGFVKVLACKETDEILGVHIVGPRAADLIAEAVTAMEFRAAAEDIGRICHAHPTYSEAFKEAALDAFDKKPLNI